A region of the Cryptococcus neoformans var. neoformans B-3501A chromosome 6, whole genome shotgun sequence genome:
AGTGCCATGTTGAATTGGGTCAGTGGCAAGCGACTTTGAGGGAAAGCCAAGGATCTGTGAGTTTTCGGCTGCGACTTATTAAACCGCTTGCTAATACGAGACAGGCTGATCCCTCGGGCATTCTCCACGACTATTCTCTCGCCACTGAACTTGACCCTGAGTGGTACCAAGCTTGGCACACTTGGGCTTTGGCCAATTTCGAAGTTATTACCCAGCTTGAAGTATCACAGCAAGGTCTCTCACCTATTCACTTTACGACCTATATCATCCCTGCTGTCGAAGGTTTCCTCAAGTCTATCTCGCTTTCTCCTGGCAACTCCTTGCAAGATACTTTAAGGCTGCTGACTCTCTGGTTTACATATGGATACTCTAGCGGAGTGACAGCGGCCGTTAGCCAAGGTCTGCCCACTGTCAACATTGATGTCTGGCTCGAGGTCATCCCTCAGGTAGGTCTTATCTAATATTTGCCCAGAGAAGTGCTTAATGTGATACTTTGCAGATTATTGCCCGTATCCAAACGCCACGCCAGTCTATACAGCAGCTCATTGTACAGCTCTTGCATGATATTGGCAAAGCCCATCCTCAAGCCCTTATCTACCCTCTTACCGTCGCCTCCAAATCTACAGTCGCAGCCCGACGCACTGTTGCTCAAAATATCACCCATAAAATGCGAGAGCACTCTCCCAAGATCGTTGACCAGGCCGAGCTTGTCAGTACTGAGCTCATCCGAGCGGCTATCTTATGGCATGAGATGTGGTATGAtggtttggaagaagcgTCAAAGCACTACTTTGGTGACCATGATATCCCTGGCATGCTGGGAGTTCTTGAACCTTTGCATGAGATTGTCGAAAACGTGAGTCTTGTTAAGCttgggggggggggacAACACTAATATAATTAATTCTCAGGGACCCCAAACCTTGCGTGAGACGTCCTTTATTCAATCGTTCGGGCATGATTTGCGTATCGCCCGAGAGCATCTCAAGCGTTACCGTATAACTCAGGATGGGACCGAAATTCAACAAGCATGGGATGTCTACTACTCCGTCTTCCAGCGTCTCGGCAAACAGCTCAAGCTCCTGAACGTCATTGAGCTGCAATATGTCTCGCCCAAGTTGATGGCCGTTCGAGACTTGGATATTGCTGTTCCAGGTACCTACCAGAGTGGCAAGCCTATCATCGGTATTAAGAACGTTATCCCGACCTTCAAGGTCATTGCTTCCAAGCAAAAGCCAAGACAATGCAGCATGCGCGGTATGGATGGTAAAGAATATGCGTACTGCCTCAAGGGTAAGTCCTTCAGAAGCTAAAGGGCCCCCTACTGTCGCTAATATGGCATCTAGGTCACGAGGACTTGCGACAAGACGAGCGTGTTATGCAGCTCTTCGGTTTGGTCAACACTCTTCTTAATAATGATCACGAGTCTGCCAAACGACATCTCAGTATCCAGCGATTTTCTGTTactcctctttcccctaGTGCCGGTTTACTCGGTTGGGTTACCCACAGTGATACCATCCACGTCCTCATCAAACAATACCGAGACCAAAGGAAAATCTTGGTGGATATTGAGCACAAACTTATGCAGCAGGTGAGTCCCAGTTTCCGTGTCCAAATAGATGTTTGCAAGCTAAACAACCACTCAGATGTCTGATGAGAGCTACGATTCTCTGCCGCTCTTGCACAAGGTCGAGATCTTCCAGTATGCCTTGGATAACACAACTGGTCAGGATTTGTACCGCATCTTGTGGCTCAAGTCTCGTAACTCAGATATCTGGCTTGAGAGAAGGACCACCTACACTAGAAGTCTGGGTCTCAACTCGATGGTCGGGTATATCCTTGGCCTGGGTGACAGACATCCTTCAAACCTGTTGCTCGATCAGATTACGGGTAAGATGGTGCACATTGACTTTGTACGTTGGCAATATGATTGGTTGGCTGGCTTGGCGAGATTGCTGACATTACTGTACAGGGTGATTGTTTCGAGGTTGCTCAACAGAGAGACAAGTACCCTGAGAAAGTACCGTTCCGACTTACCCGAATGCTCATTCATGCCATGGAGGTGAGTTACATCCCAAACTTGGCAAAGTGTTCAACTGATCTGTTTTTTTCAGGTCTGCGGTATCACTGGCAACTTTTCGCGAAGCTGTGAAGTGTCCATGGAAGTCCTTCGTGACAACAGAGAATCACTTATGGCCGTGCTTGAAGCATTTGTGTACGATCCTCTTATTGCTTGGCGTCTTACGGCGACGGACAAACGACCTGGTGGCGTTGGCGAAGTCAAGGACCTGGATGACCCGGCGGTGTACGGAAAGCAGAGGAAAAACAAGGCGAACGAGACAGAGATTCTCAATGGCAAGTCGATCTGAATTGTTCGTAGAATATCACTAACTGGGTTTCAACTGCAGATGTAGAAAATACCGAGGTGAAGAATGACAAGGGTCTGCAGGTCATTGAACGAGTACGACGAAAATTGACCGGTCGAGATTTTAAGCCCGACGTTGTACTCGATGTCAAGTCCCAAGTGGAGAAATTGGTGGTTGAGGCGACAAAGACAGAGAACCTGTGTGTGGCGTTCTTGGGATGGTACGTCTACACCCTCTTCTAAAGGCTTTTGATCACGCTGACTGGATTTTCAATAGGTGTTCCTTCTGGTAATCAAAGGATTGACGATTATGGCGCGCGAAAAGTTGAAAAAAGGGATGAAAAATGGTTTGCATAGCATGGATTGGCTGGACGAAACTTTTGTACTTCTGTAGAGATAATTAATGGCATTTCTTGGGATCATTATGAGGACGGCTGCTGTTATCGAAATGGAAGACGCTAAAGTTGGAAACAAAAAGACCCGACAAGGCGCGTCGGGGGCCTGGAAAGATGGGTGTTGTTCCTAACGATTTGCATTTTCCGTCTATTGTCCGCTCTCCTTTTGTATTCGTTCTTGGACCTCGGAATCTTATGCTGCGCATGCTTCAGAGCGCACTGAGGAGAGGAACGGATCCTGCCCCTGCCATCGCCCGCACGCCAGCCGCATTGAGAACATCCCTGCTGCCCCGTCACTTCTCTCTGCTCTGTAGACCGCTTCAACCGCAACACTCGACTCGTCCCAAACTGGCCAAGGCTCCCAAAGCTGCAAAGCCTCTGAAAACCCCCAAGTTTTTCAAGGCCTCCAAACAAAGCAACGCAAAAGAACCATACAAGCCACGCAAATCCAAAGGCCCGGTACTTTCTGAAACACGAGTAACTTTCCAACTCCCCGTATCTCCCGAAAACGCAACGGCTTCCAAAAATCCGTCCTCTCCAATCCACCTTCCCTTTGACAAACTCCTCGTCATGGTCCGAGCCGCCGATGTTGTCAGCCGCATGGAAATGCCGGAGGAGCTTCCGGATTTCCCCTTGCCCCCCCTTCCGGATATCTATGATCGTGAGCTCTTACGTCAAGTCTTTACGCACACCAGCTACGTGGGAGCGAGGAAGCAATCTGCACTGTTTGATAAGGAGGCCTTTCATCATGACAATGAGAAACTGGAACATGTCGGGGATGCTTTGTTAGGTGAGTGCGGTTCGATAGGCTGACAACTGAAGGGCCGGCGAGGTCGGATTGAAGTCGGACCGCTTTGTTGTCAGAGCTCTATCTGACGCCATCGACAGGCTGTATTGTGACCTGTTTGCTTCACGACTTGTATCCGAACCTCAATCCGGGCAACGCAACTGTGCGTATCTAAACATGGGCCCCAGCGATCCACCTCAACTGATGAATTGCGTCAGGAAATGAAAGCTATCTGCGTTTGCAATCAGACGTTATCACAACTCTCTAGGCGCTATAAGATGCCAGAACGTCTCATAACAGACGTGAATGCTACAGAAATTTTGAAGAACGGGACAAAAACCACAGCCAACATCTTTGAGGCATATGTCGCTGGCCTCCACTACTCTTATCTCAAACATGGTAAGGATTCAAGGCAAAGCCAAGAGTAATGGTCCTGACTTTCTTCTCAAATAGGCAACACGAAAGATGTTGACGGAGGTGACGGGCCAAAAACTCATGGACAAGGTCTTGAACATTTGCAAGGATGGCTTCGACCACTCTTTGAACCGATCGCTGAATGGGTATTGGGTTacatgaagaaggaacaagaACGGTTGGAAGCAGAAAcagctgtcaaggctggaTTAATGGATACCGACCTCGACGACTTGGCGAATGGTGCGTCAGGAAAGCTTAACGAGCTGTTCATCTCCAGAGGGGCGGGTATGCCTGTGTATACGTATGAGCCACGGGGAGTTGATATGTGGAAGGCGATTGTAATCGCACGTAATAGGGACGGGAAAGAGTGGTGAGCTTCAGTTCACTCGACCAAAAGAGAGGCGTAGGCTAATCAATGAGTATAGGCAAGGTGAAGCTACACgaacaaagaagaaacaggCGGCCACGGTTGCGGCATACAAGATCCTAATGCAGCTAGAAGTGGTTTGATCAAGGTCTTCATTCTGAGACCATGAAGAGGACAATCCCTTTAGAACTTCTTGGGTATTTAAGGTCACGATATGGACAAGCATATATCATGAGAGAATGGGAGTTAACGGTATGGGAGAAATGATAATAAAGGTTTTGTAAGATATGTAATATTACGCTCCAAGATGATCCCAATGAGAGTGGGCCTAGACAAAGCAATAGAAAGATTGATTCAACTGGATCGAAAAGTAGAGCTGCATGGAAATAAATGGCGCTGTCCAGCTCGGAGAAGTGATggtgaaagaagacgaatgGACTTGTCCCGTTTGTAAAAAAACGTATCGAGCGAGAGACTCTTCAGAAAAACGCGAAGAAACTGTGCTGGATGTCGTATGGTCTTTTCATCATGCGCCAATTTTCCTTTACAAAGACAAGACGAGAGTTTGCATATTCTTTCAGTGTTCTTGGGGTCGATTCCCATAAGAGAGACATCTAGCTATACAGACGCCCAAGATAACTTTCCAGACGATGAAAACATTAATATTACTGAAAGATCCACACCGGGGTATCTTTAAACATTAGAGAATACTTCATTACTTCCTTTATCGCCATAATACacagcttgaagaagcttaTGAAGGGGGAGCTCGAGGGGTGAATTTAAGGAGACAGTGGTCCTTGGGGAAGATACTAtgaaaaacaaaacaaaacaagGTCAGCTTTGAAATCCCTCCGGGAACAATGGTGAGAAGAAAACGTACGCCGCAATGACCTGTACTTCATCACTCAACTCGGTCCTCTCGTGCTTCCAATCCATCAAAACACTCGCCGTACCCAAAGTGGCCGCCAAATGCATAGAAGCGTACTGGCCACCGATACACTTGTGCGGACCGCTACCCCAGACGAGGTAGTTTTGGGGCTTGGAGTCGGCGATAGGGGCTGAACCGTCGGCCTGGGGGAGCCATCGTTCGGGAAGGAATCGATCGGGCTCAGGGTAACAGGTCTCGTCGTGTAAAGAGTTCCAAAAGGCAGGGATGATCATAGAGTTCTTGGGCGCGGTGTATTCGGGGGAGACGGGGAAGGGCTTGGTGGTCATGTAGGGAACCTACACATCCACATCAGTCAGATGTCTCGGTAGCGGTGAATGGTGCAAAAACGTACCATGATGACAGGAGGCCTAAACCTCAAAACTTCCTTGATAGTAGCTCGGGTGTAAACCATGTCGTCAAGCATGTCCAAAGTCAAGGGCCTCTCGAGGTCGTTACCCCTAACCCTGTACTGCTCCTCCCTAACCTTCTCAAGAACTTCGGGGTGGTCGGCAGTAAGCTGGAATGTGTAGACGAGAGCGGAAGACATGGCGTCCTGAGAGGCGAAAAGGAACGACAAGAGAACCATGGCAATTTCGTGGTCGCTGTACTCTCGAGAAAGGAGTCTGGTCTGCTCACCGTCATCCTTGGCACGACGGGCAAGGATCATGGCTCGCACCCAGTGGTCCAAAAGACACTCGGGCTCGGCGTCGTCGTCCTCCATCCTGATCTTACTGGCAGCACTGGCAGCGGAGAGATACTTCATGACAATCTTTCTAGCCTGGATAGCGTTGTAAACTTTGGTACCAGGGATAGCGAGGGGGAAGTTGACGAGCTCGAGAGAGATGGTGATAAGCCAGTACTTGTCGTTGATCTCTTGCTTCTGGGCCTCAGTGAGATAAGGGCCGATGAACACGGAAAGAGAAGTGTCCATGTTGAGGTCtcgcatcttcatcatgtACTGCTGAGCAGGGGCGGGATCAGACATCCACTTGTTGAAATAGCTTCGGTAGATCTTCTCCTGAATGGGGAGGTAGATACTACGACGCTGTCAGTAGCCGTTCAACTATGACTTGACGATGTACCTACCTGAGAGCCTGCTTGGTGAAGAGAACGTTCAATGCCTTCCTGTAGTCGGCATGGACTTTGCCGTGCAAAAAGACCCAGTTCTCAGGCAACAAGACCTTCTTGGCAGAAGCGACGAGACAGGGTTCAGCGTGGTTGGGGGAGTTGAGGATCTTCCTGGCCATTTCGTTGGAGGAaccgatgacgatgaaacTGTTTGGCGAATCAGTACTCATCTCTCTGCAATTGTTTGATACTAAAAACGCACATGTTGAACACGGAAACAGCGCTCAAAGGTCCAGAGTTCCACTGGGCCTTGTAGTTGGCCAAGGTGGGGTTCAAAGAGTCGGCAAACTTGCCAATGACGGGAATGGTCCATTTGGCACCGGGCAAGTGTGCTTTCTTGGCCCTGTAGACGAGCTGTTcgaggacaagaagagagaggataaGGGTAAGGATGGTGGCAGTGGTGGTTTTGCTGTTTAATATGTCAGTTTGAGTTTCGAGTGAATTGTAAAATGTTATACACACGTGTCAAAGCTGAACTTGGCCTTGGTGAGTCCTTCAAGACCCCAAGTCTTGATCGCGGCAAGATCAGGGATGGCCGTGGGGCGGAGAACGGTATGGGATTCCATATTTTATTCAGTTACTTATGTATCGATTGAATTAGAGGGCTCTATAACAGTGGGTCAGCTATATGTATGAGTAATATCGATAACATGATTTGGCTTGGCCAATGGGACGACTATAATATTGCGGTGAGTACGCGCGCTCGGCGTCCGGGACGGAGTCACTACATATAATAGAAACCACGCTAGTCCCCCCTATCCCGCCCATATCGAATTGCACCAAGCCAGCCATCTCGCATACATGTATCTCTGGCGCGCTGACTCACGGGCAGTAGTG
Encoded here:
- a CDS encoding hypothetical protein (Match to ESTs gb|CF191501.1|CF191501, gb|CF188802.1|CF188802, gb|CF194425.1|CF194425; HMMPfam hit to p450, Cytochrome P450, score: 43.1, E(): 2.4e-13), which codes for MESHTVLRPTAIPDLAAIKTWGLEGLTKAKFSFDTKTTTATILTLILSLLVLEQLVYRAKKAHLPGAKWTIPVIGKFADSLNPTLANYKAQWNSGPLSAVSVFNIFIVIGSSNEMARKILNSPNHAEPCLVASAKKVLLPENWVFLHGKVHADYRKALNVLFTKQALSIYLPIQEKIYRSYFNKWMSDPAPAQQYMMKMRDLNMDTSLSVFIGPYLTEAQKQEINDKYWLITISLELVNFPLAIPGTKVYNAIQARKIVMKYLSAASAASKIRMEDDDAEPECLLDHWVRAMILARRAKDDGEQTRLLSREYSDHEIAMVLLSFLFASQDAMSSALVYTFQLTADHPEVLEKVREEQYRVRGNDLERPLTLDMLDDMVYTRATIKEVLRFRPPVIMVPYMTTKPFPVSPEYTAPKNSMIIPAFWNSLHDETCYPEPDRFLPERWLPQADGSAPIADSKPQNYLVWGSGPHKCIGGQYASMHLAATLGTASVLMDWKHERTELSDEVQVIAAIFPKDHCLLKFTPRAPPS
- a CDS encoding hypothetical protein (HMMPfam hit to Ribonuclease_3, RNase3 domain, score: 45.5, E(): 1.4e-10), encoding MLRMLQSALRRGTDPAPAIARTPAALRTSLLPRHFSLLCRPLQPQHSTRPKLAKAPKAAKPLKTPKFFKASKQSNAKEPYKPRKSKGPVLSETRVTFQLPVSPENATASKNPSSPIHLPFDKLLVMVRAADVVSRMEMPEELPDFPLPPLPDIYDRELLRQVFTHTSYVGARKQSALFDKEAFHHDNEKLEHVGDALLGCIVTCLLHDLYPNLNPGNATEMKAICVCNQTLSQLSRRYKMPERLITDVNATEILKNGTKTTANIFEAYVAGLHYSYLKHGNTKDVDGGDGPKTHGQGLEHLQGWLRPLFEPIAEWVLGYMKKEQERLEAETAVKAGLMDTDLDDLANGASGKLNELFISRGAGMPVYTYEPRGVDMWKAIVIARNRDGKEWQGEATRTKKKQAATVAAYKILMQLEVV